The Candidatus Abyssobacteria bacterium SURF_5 genome has a segment encoding these proteins:
- the efp gene encoding elongation factor P produces the protein MIAARQLRIGLVIRYNNELYRVVSVMHRTPGNLRAFVQAKLFNLKKNDHYDIRLRAEDIVEDVMLERKTMEYIYNTDDIYTFMDTTTYEQVDIPKKVLGDAVDYILPNTQLDVEFYEGTPLGIQLPITVDLKIVDTQPPLKSATASASPKSATLETGIVVKVPQFLQVGETVRIDTRTKSFIERVK, from the coding sequence ATGATAGCTGCAAGACAACTTCGGATCGGCCTGGTTATTCGTTACAATAACGAGCTTTACCGCGTAGTGAGCGTTATGCATCGTACTCCCGGGAACCTTCGCGCGTTCGTACAGGCGAAACTGTTCAATCTGAAGAAGAATGACCATTACGATATTCGGCTCAGGGCGGAGGATATTGTCGAGGATGTGATGTTGGAACGGAAAACCATGGAGTATATCTATAACACGGACGACATATATACTTTCATGGATACAACCACCTATGAACAAGTGGACATTCCGAAGAAAGTTCTTGGCGATGCTGTCGATTACATCCTGCCCAATACGCAGCTTGATGTCGAATTTTATGAAGGCACCCCGCTTGGCATTCAACTGCCCATTACCGTCGACTTGAAGATTGTGGATACGCAGCCGCCGCTGAAAAGCGCGACAGCGTCTGCCTCTCCCAAAAGCGCCACGCTGGAAACAGGGATTGTCGTTAAAGTACCTCAATTCCTGCAAGTGGGCGAAACAGTTCGCATCGACACCCGGACCAAGTCGTTCATCGAACGCGTGAAATAA